In a genomic window of Cyanobacteria bacterium FACHB-DQ100:
- a CDS encoding response regulator transcription factor has protein sequence MNDIRITLIEDHDLTRVGMKTALQQRPGFEVVGEAANGTDGLKMLTNLKPDVAIVDIGLPDIDGVELTRRFRQAQAEMEDHPNTKVLILTLQDHEDTVLAAFAAGADSYCMKDVSLDQLVEALRVTQEGNSWIDPAIARVVLRQTQSTAPQTAAQSEAQQVAITATEPEYNQIIEAYPLTERELEVLQLIVDGCSNAAIAEKLYITVGTVKTHVRNILNKLCADDRTQAAVRALRSGLVG, from the coding sequence ATGAATGACATTCGGATTACGCTGATTGAGGATCATGACTTAACCAGGGTGGGAATGAAGACCGCGTTACAGCAACGCCCAGGGTTTGAAGTCGTGGGAGAAGCAGCGAATGGAACCGATGGATTGAAAATGCTGACGAATTTGAAGCCGGATGTTGCGATCGTAGATATTGGCTTGCCCGATATCGATGGCGTAGAACTGACGCGCCGTTTCCGTCAAGCGCAAGCTGAGATGGAAGATCACCCCAATACAAAAGTTCTTATTTTAACGCTACAAGATCACGAAGATACAGTTCTAGCAGCGTTTGCGGCGGGTGCAGACTCGTACTGCATGAAAGATGTCAGTTTAGATCAGTTGGTCGAGGCGTTGCGCGTCACCCAAGAAGGAAACTCCTGGATCGATCCGGCGATCGCTCGTGTGGTGCTGCGTCAAACTCAGTCAACCGCGCCTCAAACTGCGGCTCAATCTGAAGCTCAACAGGTCGCCATTACCGCAACCGAGCCAGAATATAACCAAATTATTGAGGCGTATCCATTAACAGAGCGGGAATTAGAAGTATTGCAGTTGATTGTGGATGGTTGTAGCAATGCTGCGATCGCTGAAAAGCTTTATATCACGGTGGGAACAGTGAAGACGCACGTTCGGAACATTCTGAATAAGCTGTGTGCGGATGATCGAACCCAGGCGGCGGTGAGGGCGTTGCGATCGGGATTAGTCGGCTAG
- a CDS encoding beta-glucosidase: protein MKTFLPNLDELTLRQQVAQMVVVRASGFLFDHEIQYPVWEPPAATLEGWIREWGVGGVILLGASAGEIALRTQQLQAWASIPLLICADVEEGVGQRFSGATWFPPPMAIAEIAKRDLTLACHYAEQMGRITAAESLAIGLNWLLSPTVDVNNNPDNPVINVRAFGETPEIVGELAKAFIRGAHQHPILTTAKHFPGHGDTETDSHLELPVIPHNRDRLEQIELPPFRAAISAGVDVVMSAHLQIPALDSNYPATLSPKVLTNELRRNLEFEGLIVTDALVMGAIANRYGTEEACVLAVEAGADILLMPLEPEKAITAVCEAVESGRISHDRIQSSVERLWRAKQKACAVTIPSEEGHAWENPPEPILETIELTSKIAQPDALSINAELLRHSMRSRSPVPKASHHPNSSRLDSLSGGGRNLVIVDSILDCDFLGRTAPAIAFPAQFGLTETQIIDRHTPYIAPNNRAQVPTVLQLFIRGNPFRGIAGLTQAAEDWFTFLLNTNQLCAIAVYGSPYVLDRFLPSLPPDVPYVFSYGQMQAAQAIALETLFRSQCK from the coding sequence AGCCACCTGCGGCGACGTTAGAGGGTTGGATTAGGGAGTGGGGCGTGGGGGGTGTGATTCTCCTGGGTGCGAGTGCGGGAGAAATTGCGCTCAGAACGCAGCAGTTGCAAGCTTGGGCATCGATTCCGCTCTTGATTTGTGCGGATGTTGAGGAAGGAGTTGGGCAGCGGTTTTCGGGGGCAACTTGGTTTCCACCGCCAATGGCGATCGCAGAAATTGCCAAACGGGATCTCACTCTTGCGTGTCACTATGCTGAGCAAATGGGGCGAATTACGGCAGCAGAAAGTTTAGCGATCGGCTTGAATTGGCTGCTTTCTCCCACGGTGGATGTCAACAACAATCCTGACAATCCTGTGATCAATGTCCGGGCTTTTGGCGAAACTCCAGAGATTGTTGGCGAACTGGCAAAAGCTTTTATCCGAGGCGCACACCAGCACCCGATTTTAACCACTGCAAAACATTTTCCGGGGCATGGTGATACGGAGACCGATTCTCACCTCGAATTACCTGTAATTCCGCATAATCGCGATCGCCTAGAACAAATTGAACTTCCGCCTTTTAGAGCCGCAATCTCAGCAGGTGTCGATGTTGTAATGAGCGCTCACCTTCAAATTCCCGCGCTTGATTCGAACTATCCTGCAACGCTTTCTCCAAAGGTTCTTACAAATGAGTTGAGACGGAATCTTGAATTTGAAGGCTTGATTGTCACGGATGCTTTAGTGATGGGCGCGATCGCCAATCGATATGGAACCGAGGAAGCTTGTGTTCTGGCAGTCGAAGCAGGCGCAGATATTTTATTGATGCCATTAGAGCCAGAAAAGGCAATTACAGCCGTTTGTGAAGCCGTAGAAAGCGGGCGGATTAGTCACGATCGCATCCAATCTTCGGTTGAAAGACTCTGGAGAGCTAAACAAAAAGCTTGTGCAGTCACAATTCCATCTGAAGAAGGTCACGCTTGGGAAAATCCGCCCGAACCCATTTTAGAAACAATTGAATTAACCTCGAAAATTGCTCAGCCAGATGCACTTTCAATCAATGCTGAATTGCTGCGTCACTCGATGCGGTCACGTTCGCCTGTGCCAAAGGCATCGCATCATCCAAATTCTTCTCGCTTAGATTCGCTTTCCGGTGGGGGTCGCAATCTAGTCATTGTCGATAGCATTCTGGATTGTGATTTCCTGGGTCGAACCGCTCCTGCGATCGCATTTCCCGCTCAATTTGGATTGACAGAGACTCAGATTATCGATCGGCATACCCCTTACATTGCTCCAAATAATCGCGCTCAAGTTCCAACTGTATTGCAATTATTTATCCGGGGTAATCCCTTTCGTGGAATCGCTGGATTAACTCAAGCGGCAGAAGATTGGTTTACGTTTCTATTAAATACAAATCAACTTTGTGCGATCGCAGTTTACGGCAGTCCTTATGTTCTCGATCGCTTTCTTCCCAGTTTGCCGCCGGATGTCCCTTATGTATTCAGCTACGGGCAAATGCAAGCGGCTCAAGCGATCGCATTAGAAACCCTGTTTAGAAGCCAATGCAAGTAG
- a CDS encoding photosystem I reaction center subunit II translates to MSETLTGQAPLFGGSTGGLLTKALIEEKYAITWSSPKEQVFEMPMSGAATMRQGDNLLYLARKEHCLALGGQLRTKFKITNYKVYRIFPNGEIQYLHPNDGVFPERVNPGRVAVNSVPRNIGANYEPAKLKFSGRKPYDP, encoded by the coding sequence ATGTCAGAAACTCTTACTGGACAAGCACCTTTGTTCGGTGGCAGTACAGGTGGACTGCTAACCAAAGCCCTAATAGAAGAGAAATACGCCATCACCTGGAGCAGTCCCAAAGAGCAAGTCTTTGAAATGCCCATGAGTGGTGCAGCAACGATGCGTCAAGGCGACAATCTACTGTATTTAGCCCGCAAGGAACACTGCCTAGCTTTGGGTGGACAACTTCGCACGAAGTTCAAGATCACCAACTACAAGGTCTATCGCATTTTCCCGAACGGCGAAATTCAGTACCTGCACCCGAATGATGGCGTTTTCCCTGAAAGGGTAAATCCTGGTCGTGTTGCAGTCAATAGCGTTCCGCGCAACATCGGAGCGAACTATGAGCCTGCCAAGTTGAAGTTTAGCGGTCGTAAACCCTACGATCCTTAA
- a CDS encoding Uma2 family endonuclease, protein MVIQSSKSNRSVPPLENGDRLSRAEFERRYTAAPHIKKAELIEGIVYMPAALRFRSHGQPHARLMVWLGNYQIATIGTALADNTTVRLDLDNEPQPDIALFIEPEFGGQVRISSDDYLEGAPELIAEIAASSAAYDLGDKKKAYRRNGVREYLVWQMFENKLDWFALQDDEYVPLLPDETGIIRSQTFPGLWLAINSLLNGEMLQVMAVLQQGLNSQEHQTFVQQLRDRLAD, encoded by the coding sequence ATGGTGATTCAATCCTCGAAATCAAACCGCTCTGTCCCGCCCTTGGAGAATGGCGATCGTTTGTCTCGCGCCGAATTTGAGCGGCGTTATACGGCTGCACCCCACATCAAAAAAGCCGAACTGATCGAAGGAATTGTCTATATGCCAGCCGCGCTCCGCTTTAGAAGTCATGGTCAACCCCATGCCCGGTTAATGGTCTGGCTGGGCAACTATCAGATTGCCACGATCGGGACTGCTTTGGCGGATAACACCACTGTCCGGCTCGATTTAGACAATGAGCCGCAACCTGATATCGCCTTATTTATCGAACCTGAATTCGGTGGACAAGTGCGAATTTCAAGCGATGACTATCTCGAAGGCGCACCCGAACTGATCGCAGAAATCGCCGCCAGTAGTGCCGCTTACGATTTAGGCGATAAGAAAAAGGCGTATCGGCGCAACGGAGTCCGAGAATATCTCGTCTGGCAAATGTTTGAAAACAAGCTCGATTGGTTTGCGCTGCAAGACGATGAATATGTTCCGCTATTACCAGACGAAACCGGAATCATTCGGAGTCAAACGTTTCCGGGATTGTGGCTGGCGATCAACTCCCTGCTCAACGGTGAAATGCTGCAAGTCATGGCAGTTTTGCAGCAGGGATTGAATTCTCAAGAACATCAAACATTTGTGCAGCAGTTGCGCGATCGTCTAGCCGACTAA
- the trpE gene encoding anthranilate synthase component I, with protein sequence MISPDFSQFKELAQQGNFVPVYQEWVADLDTPVSAWYRVCDGQPYSFLLESVEGGETIGRYSFLGCDPLWVLEARGDRTTQTHRDGTQRVFEGDPFATLSECLAPYQPVKLPELPSGIGGLFGFWGYELINWIEPRVPIYQATEEDLPDGLWMQIDQVLIFDQVKRKIWAIAYADLRDPNTDLEAAYQQACDRVTQLVNKLKSPLPEKTRLLSWKPPANNDSSITWTSNTTKEQFCANVETAKAHIKAGDIFQVVISQRLNSEFVGEPFALYRSLRLINPSPYMAYFHFNNWQIIGSSPEVLVKAERSSDPTQPKIATVRPIAGTRKRGKTHAEDLALEQDLLADPKEVAEHVMLVDLGRNDLGRVCMNGTVKVDELMVIERYSHVMHIVSNVVGELSPDKTAWDLLKAGFPAGTVSGAPKIRAMEIIHNLEPCRRGVYSGAYGYYDFEGQLNSAIAIRTMVVRDRGDGKHTVQVQAGAGLVADSVPESEYQETLNKARGLLEAIRCLQE encoded by the coding sequence ATGATTTCTCCCGATTTTTCTCAATTCAAGGAACTCGCACAGCAAGGTAATTTTGTCCCCGTTTATCAAGAATGGGTCGCTGATTTGGATACGCCCGTTTCTGCATGGTATCGCGTGTGCGATGGGCAGCCTTATAGCTTTTTGCTGGAGTCGGTCGAAGGCGGAGAAACGATCGGGCGCTACAGTTTCTTAGGGTGTGATCCGCTGTGGGTTTTGGAAGCGAGGGGTGATCGCACCACCCAAACTCACCGAGACGGAACTCAGAGAGTGTTTGAAGGCGATCCGTTTGCGACACTATCTGAATGTTTAGCGCCTTATCAGCCGGTAAAACTACCTGAATTGCCGTCAGGAATTGGCGGACTGTTCGGATTTTGGGGATATGAACTGATCAATTGGATTGAACCGCGTGTTCCAATCTATCAGGCAACCGAAGAGGATTTGCCCGATGGATTGTGGATGCAGATTGATCAGGTGTTGATTTTTGATCAGGTGAAGCGGAAGATTTGGGCGATCGCGTATGCAGATTTGCGCGATCCAAACACTGATTTAGAAGCAGCGTATCAGCAAGCCTGCGATCGCGTCACGCAATTAGTCAATAAGCTCAAATCGCCGCTTCCTGAGAAAACTCGATTGCTTTCCTGGAAGCCACCTGCAAATAATGATTCATCAATCACGTGGACAAGCAACACCACAAAAGAACAATTCTGCGCCAACGTCGAAACTGCCAAAGCGCACATCAAAGCGGGTGATATTTTTCAGGTTGTGATTTCACAACGGCTGAATTCGGAATTTGTCGGAGAGCCGTTTGCACTGTATCGATCGCTGCGATTAATCAATCCCTCGCCCTATATGGCGTATTTCCACTTCAACAATTGGCAGATTATTGGATCGAGTCCAGAAGTCTTGGTTAAAGCCGAGCGATCGAGCGATCCGACTCAGCCGAAAATTGCCACAGTGCGACCGATCGCGGGAACTCGTAAACGCGGCAAAACTCACGCAGAAGATCTCGCTCTAGAACAAGATTTACTGGCTGATCCCAAAGAAGTGGCAGAGCATGTGATGTTAGTCGATTTAGGACGCAATGATTTAGGGCGCGTCTGCATGAACGGAACGGTGAAAGTCGATGAATTGATGGTGATCGAGCGTTATTCTCATGTGATGCACATTGTCAGTAACGTCGTCGGAGAGTTATCACCCGATAAAACCGCGTGGGATTTGCTCAAAGCAGGATTTCCAGCCGGAACAGTGAGCGGTGCGCCGAAGATTCGAGCAATGGAGATTATTCACAATTTAGAACCTTGTCGGCGCGGGGTGTATTCGGGCGCGTATGGGTACTACGACTTTGAGGGGCAACTGAATAGCGCGATCGCTATTCGGACGATGGTGGTGCGCGATCGAGGTGATGGTAAACACACAGTTCAGGTACAAGCAGGAGCCGGACTGGTGGCGGATTCTGTACCCGAAAGTGAGTATCAAGAAACGCTAAATAAAGCGCGGGGGCTTTTAGAGGCAATTCGCTGCTTACAAGAGTGA
- the pcrA gene encoding DNA helicase PcrA, with the protein MTVDFLSHLNPSQRQAVQHFCGPLLVIAGAGSGKTRALTYRIANLVLKHRVDPENILAVTFTNKAAREMKDRIERLFAEQEALSEHGKPLESLPGHVQTKLRSHVYKTITKDLWIGTFHALCCRILRFDIEKFQDEKGRKWTRSFSIFDESDAQSLVKDIIINQLNIDEKKFDPRSVRYAISNAKNKGLSPRDYEKEQSNFKSKVIANVYSVYQDKLAENNAVDFDDLIWIPVQLFRQNEQIRAYWHKRFRHILVDEYQDTNRTQYDLIQLLVTNGEPPNRFNEWEHRSVFVVGDADQSIYSFRMADFTILMGFQQDFGDSLPDDDTRTMVKLEENYRSTENILQLANELIENNTERIDKILKPTRGQGEPNFCYRAQDEIDEAEFVVQQMRRLEAMNSDLHWGKFAILYRTNAQSRAFEEILVRWGVPYKVVGGLRFYDRKEIKDVLAYLRAIANPSDTVSLLRVINTPRRGVGKTTIESLQKASIELGVPLWEILSDENSIKTLAGRSSRGVIQFAQIIQKWRSQLDAVSASELVQGVLEDSGYIADLKSQGTDEAEDRLQNVQELYNAVLQFEEENEDDKSLIGFLASASLASDLDDVQEETTKVSLMTLHSSKGLEFPIVFLVGLEQGLFPSYRSLDDPAAIEEERRLCYVGITRAQERLFLSHARERRLYGNREPASPSLFLGEMPRELMDSNTKAAIPAKYTTKPAAKPAPVIQSTETDWSVGDRVMHSQFGIGEITNIFGSGNKATLAIRFDNLTGMKRKILPIGDRALTAID; encoded by the coding sequence ATGACTGTTGATTTTCTCAGCCATCTTAATCCGTCCCAAAGGCAAGCCGTTCAGCATTTTTGTGGCCCTTTGCTGGTGATTGCTGGCGCGGGTTCAGGCAAGACAAGAGCATTGACGTATCGCATCGCCAATCTGGTGCTGAAACATCGCGTCGATCCAGAAAATATTCTGGCGGTGACATTTACGAATAAAGCGGCGCGGGAAATGAAAGACCGGATCGAACGGTTGTTTGCCGAGCAGGAGGCATTAAGCGAACATGGCAAGCCGCTCGAATCGCTGCCCGGTCATGTTCAGACGAAATTGCGATCGCACGTCTACAAAACCATCACCAAAGATCTCTGGATTGGCACATTTCACGCGCTTTGCTGTCGAATTCTTCGCTTTGATATCGAAAAGTTCCAGGATGAAAAAGGACGGAAGTGGACGCGATCGTTTTCGATTTTTGATGAGTCCGATGCTCAAAGCTTGGTGAAAGATATCATCATTAATCAATTGAATATTGATGAAAAGAAATTCGATCCGCGATCGGTTCGATATGCAATCAGCAACGCCAAAAATAAAGGTTTATCGCCGCGAGATTATGAAAAAGAGCAATCGAACTTCAAAAGCAAAGTGATTGCAAACGTCTATAGCGTTTATCAGGATAAACTCGCTGAAAACAATGCTGTTGATTTCGATGATTTAATCTGGATTCCAGTACAACTCTTTCGTCAGAATGAACAGATCCGCGCATACTGGCATAAACGCTTCAGACATATCTTGGTAGATGAATATCAAGATACCAATCGCACTCAGTACGATCTGATTCAGTTATTAGTGACGAATGGAGAACCCCCGAATCGATTTAACGAGTGGGAACATCGATCGGTCTTTGTGGTGGGCGATGCCGATCAGTCGATCTACTCGTTCCGCATGGCAGACTTCACAATTCTGATGGGCTTTCAGCAAGACTTTGGGGATAGCTTGCCCGATGATGACACCCGGACAATGGTGAAGCTCGAAGAGAACTATCGATCGACCGAAAATATCCTGCAACTCGCGAACGAACTGATCGAAAACAACACCGAACGCATTGATAAAATCCTTAAACCGACTCGCGGACAAGGTGAACCGAATTTCTGCTACCGCGCTCAGGATGAAATCGACGAAGCAGAATTTGTCGTTCAACAAATGCGGCGACTCGAAGCGATGAACTCCGATTTGCATTGGGGTAAATTTGCGATTCTCTATCGAACCAATGCTCAATCACGGGCGTTTGAAGAAATTTTGGTGCGTTGGGGTGTACCTTATAAGGTCGTGGGTGGTCTGCGATTCTATGACCGGAAAGAAATCAAGGATGTGCTTGCGTATTTGAGAGCGATCGCCAATCCTTCTGATACCGTTAGCCTCTTGCGCGTGATTAATACACCTCGTCGCGGAGTCGGAAAAACCACGATCGAATCTCTACAAAAAGCTTCGATCGAACTCGGTGTTCCTTTGTGGGAAATTCTCAGCGATGAAAACTCGATCAAAACTCTAGCGGGTCGGTCTTCGAGAGGCGTGATTCAGTTTGCTCAGATCATTCAGAAATGGCGATCGCAGCTCGACGCAGTGAGCGCTTCAGAACTGGTACAAGGTGTGCTCGAAGACTCTGGGTACATCGCCGATCTAAAATCTCAAGGCACAGACGAAGCCGAAGACCGCTTGCAGAACGTTCAAGAGTTGTATAACGCTGTGCTGCAATTTGAGGAAGAAAACGAAGACGATAAGAGCCTGATCGGTTTCCTCGCCAGCGCGTCTCTCGCTTCGGATTTAGACGACGTACAAGAAGAAACAACCAAAGTTTCTTTGATGACGCTGCACTCCTCGAAAGGGTTAGAATTTCCGATCGTCTTTCTAGTCGGTTTAGAACAAGGCTTATTTCCGAGTTATCGATCACTCGATGATCCCGCCGCGATCGAAGAAGAACGCCGCCTCTGTTACGTCGGCATCACCCGCGCTCAAGAACGCCTATTCCTTTCTCACGCCCGCGAACGTCGGCTATACGGAAATCGCGAACCCGCCAGCCCCTCGCTATTCCTGGGAGAAATGCCTCGCGAATTGATGGATAGCAACACCAAAGCCGCGATCCCAGCCAAATACACCACCAAGCCTGCCGCCAAACCCGCCCCTGTGATTCAGAGTACCGAAACCGATTGGAGCGTCGGTGATCGCGTCATGCACAGTCAATTCGGAATCGGAGAAATTACTAATATCTTCGGTAGTGGTAATAAAGCGACTTTGGCGATTCGATTCGATAACTTGACCGGAATGAAGCGCAAGATTCTCCCGATCGGCGATCGCGCCTTAACTGCGATCGATTAA